A stretch of Gymnodinialimonas phycosphaerae DNA encodes these proteins:
- a CDS encoding phage tail protein, with the protein MPVDPYLGDISMFAGNFAPRGWAFCDGQLLPISQYSALFSILGTMYGGDGRTTFALPDLRGRVPMGHGAGPGLTPRNTFGQKGGNEFTTLTTANMPNHTHTATLHAEAAVGTSGNPTNQMLGIITGDTKIYAPLDPANNVVMSSESITVSAEGGNQSFSNEQPFLVLAFIIALQGVFPSRS; encoded by the coding sequence ATGCCTGTAGATCCGTACCTTGGTGACATCTCGATGTTTGCTGGAAACTTTGCCCCACGGGGATGGGCGTTCTGCGATGGCCAGCTTTTGCCGATCTCGCAATACTCTGCCTTGTTCTCGATCCTTGGCACCATGTACGGCGGCGACGGACGCACGACCTTTGCCTTGCCGGACCTTCGCGGTCGCGTGCCGATGGGCCACGGCGCTGGTCCGGGCCTGACCCCGCGCAATACGTTCGGGCAAAAGGGCGGCAACGAATTCACGACCCTGACCACGGCGAACATGCCCAACCACACCCACACCGCAACGCTGCACGCCGAGGCCGCAGTCGGAACGTCGGGCAATCCCACGAACCAGATGCTGGGGATCATCACCGGGGACACAAAGATCTACGCGCCTCTGGACCCGGCGAACAATGTCGTCATGTCCTCCGAAAGCATCACGGTCTCGGCCGAAGGGGGCAATCAATCGTTCTCGAACGAGCAGCCCTTCCTCGTGCTGGCGTTTATCATTGCCCTCCAAGGCGTCTTTCCAAGCCGCAGCTAA
- a CDS encoding TfoX/Sxy family protein: MTDDDDTAPVTVIRNIGPAQAQVLANAGIHTAGHLRDLGADQAYRAILRTGARPHFIMYYVLHMALQGRPWNDCKGAEKDALRAQFDTLKADEAGSVVDSAFERMLDDIGVGQRR, from the coding sequence ATGACAGATGACGACGACACCGCCCCAGTGACGGTGATCCGCAATATCGGCCCCGCCCAGGCCCAGGTTCTGGCGAATGCCGGGATCCACACCGCGGGGCACCTGCGCGATCTTGGCGCCGACCAAGCCTACCGCGCGATCCTAAGAACCGGCGCACGGCCCCACTTCATCATGTACTATGTCCTGCACATGGCGTTGCAGGGACGCCCTTGGAACGACTGCAAGGGGGCCGAGAAGGACGCGTTGCGCGCTCAATTCGACACCCTGAAAGCCGACGAAGCGGGTTCCGTCGTCGACAGCGCATTCGAACGCATGCTCGATGACATTGGCGTGGGTCAGCGGCGCTAG
- a CDS encoding M24 family metallopeptidase: MTPPRGFPEAEFRDRTDRAQALMAKAGLSALLLTTEPEVRYYTGFLTRFWESPTRPWFVVIPASGAPIAVIPSIGAHLMGQTWLDDIRTWQAPDYDDDGIGLLAETLQEVTPPDARIGVADQMESHLRMPLADFQTLKQSLGARRITGDATITRRLRMVKSRAELAKITCAAQIADRAFDRVAEIARVGIPLARVFRDFQRLCLEGGADWVPYLAGASEAGGYGDVISPATEAPLAAGDVLMLDTGLVWDGYFCDFDRNFSLGAPSAAVTEGHGRLIEATQAGFQAAKPGARICELFHAMTDIVNPGGAGSDAGRLGHGVGMQLTEWPSIIAADKTVLAEGMVLTLEPGVTLPDGKIMVHEENIVIEAQGARFLSSPQDREIRVI, from the coding sequence ATGACACCCCCTCGCGGCTTTCCGGAGGCAGAGTTCCGCGACCGCACCGATCGCGCGCAGGCGCTTATGGCAAAGGCTGGTCTGTCGGCGCTGCTGCTCACGACCGAGCCCGAGGTGCGCTACTACACCGGTTTCCTGACGCGCTTCTGGGAAAGCCCCACGCGGCCCTGGTTTGTCGTAATCCCGGCCTCGGGCGCGCCGATTGCGGTGATCCCCAGCATCGGCGCGCATCTGATGGGGCAGACGTGGCTTGATGACATTCGCACCTGGCAGGCGCCTGATTACGATGATGACGGCATTGGCCTATTGGCCGAGACCTTGCAGGAGGTGACGCCTCCGGACGCCCGGATCGGCGTGGCGGATCAGATGGAAAGCCACCTTCGGATGCCGCTGGCCGATTTTCAAACTCTGAAACAATCGCTTGGGGCCCGTCGCATCACGGGCGACGCGACGATCACGCGCCGTTTGCGCATGGTGAAGTCGCGGGCGGAACTGGCCAAGATCACCTGCGCCGCCCAGATCGCCGATCGCGCCTTTGACCGAGTGGCAGAGATTGCGCGCGTGGGAATACCGCTGGCGCGGGTGTTCCGAGATTTCCAGCGACTTTGTCTGGAGGGGGGCGCGGATTGGGTGCCGTATCTGGCGGGTGCGTCCGAGGCTGGGGGATACGGCGATGTGATTTCTCCGGCGACGGAGGCCCCCTTGGCGGCGGGCGATGTGCTGATGCTGGACACCGGATTGGTCTGGGACGGCTACTTTTGCGATTTCGACCGGAATTTCAGCCTTGGCGCGCCCTCGGCGGCGGTGACCGAGGGCCACGGGCGGTTGATCGAGGCGACGCAGGCCGGGTTCCAAGCCGCCAAGCCCGGCGCGCGGATTTGCGAATTGTTCCATGCGATGACTGACATCGTGAACCCGGGCGGTGCGGGGTCTGACGCGGGACGGCTGGGGCATGGGGTGGGGATGCAGCTGACGGAATGGCCGTCGATCATCGCCGCCGACAAGACCGTACTGGCAGAGGGGATGGTGCTGACCTTGGAGCCGGGCGTGACTTTGCCCGACGGCAAGATCATGGTGCATGAGGAAAACATCGTCATCGAGGCGCAGGGCGCCCGCTTCCTGTCTTCGCCTCAAGACCGGGAGATCCGCGTGATATGA
- the ndk gene encoding nucleoside-diphosphate kinase, with amino-acid sequence MAIQRTFSIIKPDATKRNLTGQIAAKFEEAGLRIVASKRIQLTLAQAQQFYGVHSERPFFGELCEFMISEPIVVQVLEGEDAIAKNREVMGATNPADAAPGTIRKEFALSIGENSVHGSDAPETAAEEIAFFFSGLELVG; translated from the coding sequence ATGGCCATCCAGCGCACTTTCTCGATCATCAAACCCGACGCCACCAAGCGCAACCTGACCGGCCAGATCGCCGCTAAATTCGAGGAAGCCGGTCTGCGCATCGTCGCCTCCAAGCGCATCCAGCTAACGCTGGCCCAGGCGCAGCAGTTCTACGGTGTCCACTCCGAGCGTCCCTTCTTCGGTGAGCTGTGTGAATTCATGATCTCCGAGCCGATCGTTGTGCAGGTTCTGGAAGGCGAAGACGCCATTGCCAAGAACCGCGAAGTCATGGGCGCCACCAACCCCGCCGATGCCGCCCCCGGCACGATCCGCAAGGAATTCGCGCTGTCGATCGGCGAGAACTCGGTCCACGGCTCCGACGCGCCCGAGACGGCCGCGGAAGAGATCGCGTTCTTCTTCTCGGGTCTTGAGCTGGTCGGCTAA
- a CDS encoding maleate cis-trans isomerase family protein: MTHLPYALTEDRPPQLGMVVLQSDETLEADLGRLLPQRAELLVTRIPSSDTVSCDSLGEMARDLTAAASLLPRGAKLAVVGFGCTSGTAQIGAGRIAQLTRAGVETQAVTDPVSALIAACRQLGLSRLALVSPYVEEVSTRLMDVLAEAGIEIAAFASFNEANEARVVRIAPGAIVDAARATVAQAPCDAVFLSCTNLRTLDVIAPIEAELGLPVLSSNLVLAWHMAHLAGLKAAGIDAALLRA, from the coding sequence ATGACCCATCTTCCCTATGCGCTGACCGAGGATCGCCCGCCGCAATTGGGCATGGTCGTCCTGCAGTCGGACGAGACGCTGGAGGCGGACCTGGGCCGCCTTCTGCCGCAACGGGCCGAGCTTCTGGTGACCCGGATCCCGTCGTCGGACACGGTATCCTGCGACAGCCTCGGTGAGATGGCGCGTGACCTCACGGCGGCCGCTTCGCTGTTGCCACGGGGCGCGAAACTGGCGGTGGTGGGCTTTGGCTGCACGTCGGGTACGGCGCAGATCGGGGCAGGGCGCATCGCGCAACTCACCCGCGCAGGCGTCGAGACGCAGGCGGTCACGGATCCCGTGTCGGCCCTGATCGCGGCATGCAGGCAGTTGGGCCTGTCCCGTTTGGCGCTGGTCAGCCCCTATGTCGAAGAGGTCTCGACGCGCCTGATGGATGTCTTGGCCGAGGCGGGTATCGAGATTGCGGCCTTCGCCAGTTTCAACGAGGCCAACGAGGCGCGTGTCGTGCGTATCGCGCCCGGTGCAATCGTCGATGCGGCCCGCGCGACCGTGGCGCAGGCACCGTGCGACGCGGTGTTCTTGTCCTGTACCAACCTGCGCACGCTGGACGTAATCGCGCCCATCGAGGCGGAATTGGGCCTGCCGGTCCTGTCGAGTAATCTGGTGCTGGCATGGCACATGGCGCATCTGGCAGGGCTGAAGGCTGCGGGGATCGACGCGGCGTTGCTGCGCGCCTAG
- a CDS encoding lasso peptide biosynthesis B2 protein: MAVALRKVRSATTFSAFELILIAPVFMALGVARLAILILPFRLYARVLGQPAGLDVETAPVSDSAMARARAIGKVVRRTARITPWQSVCLGQAMVAALLLRLAGVPYCGYFGVAAARDGAETDPLSAHAWVRVGHWNATGGQDVRRYAVVMVFKHSPRHGG; the protein is encoded by the coding sequence GTGGCCGTTGCCCTTCGGAAAGTCCGATCCGCGACGACATTCTCGGCGTTCGAGCTTATCCTGATCGCGCCTGTCTTCATGGCCTTAGGCGTGGCGCGGCTGGCGATTTTGATCCTGCCGTTCCGGCTTTATGCCCGCGTTCTTGGGCAACCGGCCGGGCTGGACGTTGAAACCGCACCGGTGTCTGACAGCGCCATGGCGCGCGCCCGTGCGATCGGCAAGGTCGTGCGGCGCACCGCACGGATCACCCCGTGGCAATCCGTGTGCCTTGGCCAAGCCATGGTCGCCGCGCTTCTGCTTCGCTTGGCGGGTGTGCCCTACTGCGGCTATTTTGGCGTCGCCGCTGCCCGCGATGGGGCTGAAACAGATCCGTTGAGCGCGCACGCATGGGTCCGGGTAGGGCACTGGAACGCGACGGGGGGACAGGATGTGCGCCGCTACGCGGTCGTCATGGTCTTCAAACACAGCCCCCGGCACGGCGGCTGA
- a CDS encoding asparagine synthase-related protein gives MFACIFVRAARANPQDHATPEALLHALTPFEPADVQGHWSNEHLMMVQALTWNTPEQRFENAPEVCATTGRVIVSWVRLDNRTELCAALHLRDAPDLTDPQIILSAHQTWGEGCVDQLEGDFSFVLYNPEKNNVFCARDSLGTRPFYYVLTDEVFVAATSLVALRALRTPFKAPSQKWIALFVANMNWAQTEAAYEGVSKLAPAHHMTVARDASTGPKRYFNFDLSAPHATRRDPIWVERYRDLFDRVVKDRARSAYLVGAESSAGLDSSSIVAQLVRVLPHDRADFHCFGMMQMVDEVALLPATSAMCDIRHTHIVTRPEMLALNASFQRALRTIGHPAEHGQMLLHPSFFTIGASLGIRTMVSGFGGDEVVTSYAGGLFDDLQAQKAYGTLLQELPGTGAMRLARLAKRLMRGASNPFERERERVRAKLAASCLRDDVLEDMGLRDQVEAWLNPTGLTPTLNAWTGLLPGFTHGRTARLESTALFAASHRVDYRFPMLDRRLIQQFFATPAIEKRHRDMGRYLHRRAMMGRVPDQILWQKTKDMGTHLGGRPNIAPRTVTPFAALPEVLRSLVDARKYDALMARCGPQNKADAPADLSSEFSLWQLDQLTAWL, from the coding sequence ATGTTTGCCTGCATTTTTGTCCGTGCCGCTCGCGCTAATCCGCAGGATCATGCGACGCCCGAGGCCTTGTTGCACGCCCTGACGCCGTTTGAGCCGGCGGATGTGCAAGGCCATTGGTCGAACGAGCATCTGATGATGGTCCAGGCGCTGACCTGGAACACGCCGGAGCAGCGCTTTGAGAACGCGCCCGAGGTCTGCGCCACAACAGGCCGCGTGATCGTGTCTTGGGTGCGGCTCGATAACCGGACGGAGTTGTGCGCCGCGTTGCACCTACGCGACGCACCCGACCTGACGGACCCGCAAATCATCCTTTCCGCGCATCAAACGTGGGGTGAGGGATGCGTCGACCAGCTTGAAGGGGACTTCAGCTTCGTCCTCTATAACCCTGAAAAGAATAATGTATTCTGCGCCCGCGACAGCTTGGGCACGCGGCCATTCTACTATGTCTTGACCGATGAGGTCTTTGTTGCAGCGACCTCTCTGGTCGCCCTGCGTGCGCTCAGGACGCCATTCAAAGCCCCCAGCCAGAAGTGGATCGCGCTGTTCGTGGCGAACATGAACTGGGCGCAGACCGAGGCTGCCTACGAAGGCGTTTCCAAACTCGCTCCGGCCCATCATATGACGGTCGCGCGCGATGCCAGCACAGGACCAAAGCGCTATTTCAACTTCGATCTGAGCGCCCCCCACGCCACGCGGCGCGACCCCATCTGGGTCGAGCGCTACCGCGATCTTTTTGACCGCGTCGTCAAGGATCGGGCACGATCCGCGTACCTGGTGGGCGCCGAAAGCTCTGCCGGGCTCGATTCTTCGTCCATTGTCGCGCAACTGGTGCGCGTCCTGCCCCATGATCGCGCGGATTTTCACTGCTTCGGCATGATGCAGATGGTGGATGAGGTGGCGCTGCTTCCGGCCACATCCGCGATGTGCGACATCCGTCACACCCATATCGTCACCCGGCCCGAAATGCTGGCACTTAACGCCAGCTTTCAGCGGGCGCTGCGCACCATCGGGCATCCGGCCGAACATGGGCAGATGTTGCTGCATCCCAGCTTCTTCACCATTGGGGCATCGCTGGGCATTCGCACCATGGTCTCTGGCTTCGGGGGGGATGAGGTCGTCACATCCTATGCGGGGGGCCTGTTCGACGATCTGCAGGCGCAAAAAGCATATGGCACCTTGCTTCAAGAGCTTCCCGGCACCGGAGCAATGCGCCTTGCGCGGCTGGCAAAACGTCTGATGCGCGGTGCCTCGAATCCGTTCGAGCGGGAACGCGAAAGGGTTCGCGCCAAACTGGCCGCGAGTTGCCTGCGCGACGATGTGCTGGAAGACATGGGCCTGCGCGATCAGGTCGAGGCGTGGTTAAACCCCACCGGTCTGACCCCCACCCTCAATGCCTGGACCGGACTGTTGCCGGGTTTCACCCACGGGCGCACGGCGCGTCTGGAAAGCACTGCTTTGTTTGCGGCAAGCCACCGCGTGGATTACCGATTTCCGATGCTCGACCGCCGCCTGATCCAGCAATTTTTCGCCACGCCCGCGATCGAGAAACGGCACCGCGATATGGGACGGTATCTGCATCGCCGCGCAATGATGGGGCGGGTCCCCGATCAGATCCTTTGGCAGAAGACGAAAGACATGGGCACGCATTTGGGCGGGCGCCCGAACATTGCCCCCAGAACGGTAACGCCGTTCGCAGCACTGCCCGAGGTCCTGCGCAGCCTTGTGGATGCCCGGAAGTACGATGCCCTGATGGCTCGGTGCGGACCACAGAACAAGGCGGATGCACCGGCGGATTTGTCGTCGGAATTCAGTTTGTGGCAGCTGGATCAACTGACTGCATGGCTTTAG
- a CDS encoding HPr kinase/phosphorylase, translating to MQSASVTSFAYRAYGFNLVSDIPLARLSPGIDLGLDTITVTRQEVMPEAPANAAKIGPYLRAAPGFLSLDIDGVVRMAAIAGQRLLYCPYDGTDDASVQVFLMGSGLGAVLMQRKLLVMHGNAVEVAGACVMCVGPSGVGKSTTAAGLMQRGHRVMSDDVCAINGAGQIVPGIPSIKLWQSAADGLGMATKGLDPVRPDMEKYGLPLGRAFYADPLPVTRIYVLSPNGSATVSLERLNAAEKFDTLRDNTYRFPFVAALGLSTLHFQQLADLARRISVTRIKRPAEGFHLDQLLDALIADTTDQVRNT from the coding sequence ATGCAAAGCGCGTCTGTCACATCTTTCGCCTACCGCGCTTATGGCTTCAATCTGGTCAGCGATATACCATTGGCTCGGTTGAGCCCCGGCATTGATCTGGGCCTCGACACGATCACCGTCACCCGTCAGGAGGTGATGCCAGAGGCGCCTGCCAATGCGGCGAAGATTGGCCCCTACCTGCGGGCCGCCCCCGGTTTTCTGTCACTCGACATTGACGGGGTTGTGCGCATGGCGGCGATTGCGGGGCAAAGGTTGCTGTATTGTCCCTATGACGGCACCGATGACGCGTCTGTTCAGGTGTTCCTGATGGGCTCGGGGTTGGGGGCGGTTCTGATGCAGCGCAAGTTGTTGGTGATGCACGGCAATGCGGTGGAGGTGGCCGGGGCTTGCGTGATGTGCGTGGGGCCATCGGGCGTGGGGAAATCCACCACAGCCGCGGGCCTGATGCAGCGCGGCCACCGAGTGATGAGCGATGATGTCTGCGCGATCAACGGGGCCGGGCAGATCGTTCCGGGCATACCCAGCATCAAGCTGTGGCAAAGCGCGGCAGATGGGTTGGGCATGGCCACAAAGGGGCTGGATCCCGTCAGGCCCGACATGGAGAAGTACGGGCTGCCTTTGGGGCGGGCGTTCTACGCCGATCCATTGCCGGTTACCAGAATCTACGTCCTTTCTCCCAACGGCTCTGCCACCGTCAGCCTTGAAAGGCTGAACGCGGCCGAGAAATTCGACACGCTTCGCGACAATACCTACCGTTTTCCCTTCGTGGCCGCCCTGGGCTTGAGCACGTTGCATTTCCAGCAGCTGGCCGATCTTGCCCGGCGCATCAGCGTTACGCGGATAAAACGCCCTGCGGAAGGGTTTCATCTGGACCAACTGCTGGATGCCTTGATCGCTGATACCACCGATCAGGTGCGGAACACCTGA
- a CDS encoding c-type cytochrome: MGQVSRIIGLVVGLAVWLPLVANAQQIGQLEYMDSCAQCHGASGTGDGPLAGYLNVSLPDLTALQSQNGGVFPVTSVYQIIEGPVSSGAHGSSEMPAWSNRFQARGRLVANPDFSTTEAEIYARFRILALIEYLAGIQQD; encoded by the coding sequence ATGGGACAGGTTTCACGCATCATTGGTCTGGTAGTCGGACTTGCAGTCTGGCTGCCGCTGGTAGCCAACGCACAACAAATCGGTCAATTGGAGTATATGGACAGTTGCGCCCAATGCCATGGCGCGTCCGGGACCGGCGACGGGCCGTTGGCAGGGTACCTGAACGTATCCCTCCCCGATCTGACAGCCCTTCAATCTCAGAACGGCGGCGTGTTCCCGGTGACCTCCGTCTACCAGATCATCGAGGGCCCGGTCTCCAGCGGGGCCCATGGCAGCAGCGAAATGCCCGCATGGAGCAACCGTTTTCAAGCCCGGGGACGGTTGGTGGCGAACCCCGACTTCTCCACCACCGAGGCCGAGATTTACGCACGCTTCCGGATCCTTGCCCTGATCGAATACCTCGCGGGGATCCAACAGGATTAG
- a CDS encoding PqqD family protein — MKEDIMRYERSANMMVAEMDGDLVMMDIDQGSYFAINPVGGHLWQQLETPQTLAGLVESVTKAFATDDASQVKTDVEGFLADMAHNNLIREIRA, encoded by the coding sequence ATGAAAGAAGACATCATGCGATACGAGCGCAGCGCCAATATGATGGTGGCCGAGATGGATGGCGATCTGGTGATGATGGATATCGACCAAGGCAGCTATTTCGCGATCAACCCGGTCGGTGGCCATCTTTGGCAGCAGTTGGAGACGCCGCAAACGCTGGCGGGCCTGGTCGAAAGCGTAACGAAGGCCTTTGCCACGGATGATGCTTCCCAGGTCAAGACCGATGTGGAGGGGTTCCTTGCCGACATGGCGCATAACAACCTGATCCGAGAGATCAGGGCCTGA
- a CDS encoding pyridoxal-phosphate dependent enzyme — MRHLIPTPAQVDAVQADLSDIPWPSVDADAPAALLSRCPEAAQTPLVAAPALASRLGLEALHLKDERARMGLGSFKALGAAYVIACDAAAGTAKGRAYYTASAGNHGLSVAAGALAFGARAVIYLAATVPAAFAARLEGMGAEVRWRGDVYEDSMEAAKADAAAEGAVLLSDSSWPGYTKRPWRLMEGYLVLMQEAVAQIPAPPTHVFLQAGVGGMAASAAAYARKVWGAGPRIIVVEPDAAPALIASVAAGRAMTTEGPASVMGRLDCKEPSLIALKGLSRDASDFMVISEKEGALGAQMAEEAGLPSTPSGAAGLAGLIVAAEGDFGLDRTSRVLLILSEGPE; from the coding sequence ATGCGACACCTGATACCGACCCCCGCCCAAGTCGATGCTGTGCAAGCTGACCTCTCGGATATTCCATGGCCCTCGGTGGACGCCGACGCACCGGCCGCCTTGCTCAGCCGATGCCCCGAGGCCGCGCAGACGCCCTTGGTGGCGGCACCCGCGCTTGCTTCACGCTTGGGCCTCGAGGCGTTGCACCTCAAGGATGAGCGCGCGCGCATGGGATTGGGAAGCTTCAAGGCCTTGGGCGCGGCCTACGTCATTGCCTGTGATGCCGCGGCGGGAACCGCCAAGGGCCGCGCCTATTACACCGCCAGCGCAGGTAACCATGGGCTGTCGGTGGCGGCGGGCGCGCTGGCGTTCGGCGCGCGCGCGGTGATCTATCTGGCGGCCACGGTGCCAGCCGCTTTCGCGGCACGGCTAGAGGGGATGGGCGCAGAAGTCCGCTGGCGCGGAGATGTCTATGAAGACAGCATGGAGGCGGCGAAAGCAGACGCTGCGGCAGAGGGGGCGGTGTTGCTGTCCGACAGCTCATGGCCCGGCTACACAAAGCGCCCGTGGCGGCTGATGGAGGGCTATCTGGTCCTTATGCAAGAGGCCGTGGCGCAGATACCTGCGCCGCCGACCCATGTTTTCCTGCAAGCGGGGGTGGGCGGTATGGCGGCCTCTGCCGCGGCCTATGCACGAAAGGTTTGGGGCGCTGGTCCCCGGATCATCGTGGTGGAGCCCGACGCGGCGCCTGCGCTGATCGCTTCGGTCGCGGCGGGGCGCGCGATGACCACCGAGGGGCCCGCGAGCGTCATGGGGCGGCTCGATTGCAAGGAGCCGTCATTGATTGCGCTGAAGGGGCTGTCGCGCGATGCCTCGGATTTCATGGTGATTTCCGAAAAAGAGGGCGCTTTGGGCGCGCAGATGGCCGAGGAAGCGGGGCTTCCCTCGACGCCGTCGGGCGCGGCGGGTCTAGCGGGCCTGATCGTCGCCGCAGAGGGCGACTTTGGGTTGGATCGCACCTCGCGCGTGCTGCTGATCCTTAGCGAGGGTCCGGAATGA
- a CDS encoding ABC transporter transmembrane domain-containing protein has translation MATKAPAHILEARRPRKGSRRIGILGALVPFLRPHRTLIGAAAMVLLVTTLVSLALPLIVRRLVDHFNAGNVELLDRYFVIGLVGVAALAVGSALRFYLVARLGEQVVMDLRNAVFSRVIGLSPAFYETTMTGEILSRITADTTLVQNVVGSSAATALRNVLTLTGGVFLLVTTSVKLSALVLLVVPLTLVPIYLLGRKMRLASREAQDWLAASSGKASESLSAVQTVQSFTNEKASRTQFSFFTAKAFAAARRRIEIRAALTFFVILLSFTACVSVVWVGIGDVQRGLMTPGTLVQFMIYAVMVATALTATAQLWGDLQRAAGATERLVDLLSAEDGVTDLEAPTPLTGPVTGHIVFEDVHFTYPTRPEAAALAGVTLEILPGETVALVGPSGAGKTTIVQLIQRFYDPTGGRITLDGCDLRDLSRPAFRRNIALVPQDPAIFAASATENIRFGRLDADQAAIEAAAKAAAAHGFITGFPQGYDSHLGERGVMLSGGQKQRIAIARAILRDAPVLLLDEATSALDAESETAVQMAVDRLSRNRTTVIIAHRLATVKKADRIIVLNEGHVVATGTHDELIAAGGLYARLAKLQFIG, from the coding sequence GTGGCAACCAAAGCGCCAGCACATATTCTTGAGGCCCGCCGCCCGCGCAAAGGATCTCGCCGGATCGGGATCTTAGGGGCGCTGGTGCCGTTCTTGCGCCCCCACCGGACCCTGATTGGCGCGGCAGCAATGGTGCTGCTTGTGACCACCCTCGTGTCGCTTGCCCTGCCCCTGATCGTGCGTCGACTGGTGGACCATTTCAACGCCGGAAACGTCGAGCTTCTGGACCGGTACTTCGTCATCGGCCTTGTTGGTGTCGCGGCCCTTGCGGTTGGCTCGGCCCTGCGCTTCTACCTCGTCGCCCGCCTCGGAGAGCAGGTGGTGATGGACCTGCGTAACGCGGTCTTTTCGCGGGTCATCGGCCTCAGCCCCGCCTTCTACGAGACCACCATGACCGGAGAGATCCTGAGCCGCATCACGGCCGATACCACGCTGGTGCAAAACGTCGTCGGCTCTTCCGCCGCGACGGCCCTGCGCAACGTCCTGACCCTGACGGGCGGTGTCTTCCTGCTGGTCACGACCTCGGTGAAGCTGTCGGCCCTTGTGCTGCTGGTCGTGCCCCTGACGCTTGTGCCGATCTATCTTTTGGGCCGCAAGATGCGCCTCGCCAGCCGCGAAGCCCAAGACTGGCTCGCGGCTTCCTCGGGCAAGGCCTCGGAAAGCCTGTCGGCGGTGCAAACCGTGCAATCCTTCACCAATGAAAAGGCCAGCCGAACCCAGTTTTCCTTCTTCACCGCCAAGGCCTTCGCCGCCGCGCGACGCCGGATCGAGATCCGGGCGGCGCTGACCTTCTTCGTCATTCTCCTGTCGTTTACCGCCTGTGTCAGCGTCGTTTGGGTCGGCATCGGGGATGTCCAGAGGGGCCTCATGACCCCCGGAACCCTCGTGCAGTTCATGATCTACGCCGTCATGGTCGCCACGGCGCTGACGGCCACGGCGCAACTTTGGGGCGACCTTCAGCGCGCAGCGGGTGCGACGGAGCGGTTGGTCGACTTGCTGAGCGCCGAAGACGGCGTAACGGATCTTGAGGCCCCCACACCGCTGACGGGGCCCGTGACGGGCCATATCGTCTTTGAAGACGTCCATTTCACCTACCCCACGCGCCCCGAGGCGGCGGCATTGGCGGGCGTGACGCTGGAGATTTTGCCGGGCGAGACCGTGGCACTGGTTGGCCCTTCGGGGGCGGGCAAGACTACCATTGTCCAGTTGATCCAGCGCTTCTATGACCCCACCGGCGGGCGCATCACCCTTGATGGCTGCGACCTGCGCGACCTGTCCCGGCCCGCGTTCCGCCGCAACATTGCATTGGTGCCGCAGGATCCTGCGATTTTCGCGGCCAGCGCCACCGAGAACATCCGGTTCGGGCGTCTGGACGCGGATCAAGCCGCGATCGAGGCTGCCGCGAAGGCCGCCGCCGCCCATGGCTTCATCACCGGTTTCCCCCAAGGTTATGACAGCCACCTGGGCGAGCGCGGCGTAATGCTATCGGGCGGCCAGAAACAGCGCATCGCCATTGCCCGCGCGATCCTGCGCGATGCGCCGGTCCTGTTGCTGGATGAGGCCACGAGTGCGCTGGACGCGGAAAGCGAGACCGCCGTGCAGATGGCCGTCGACCGCCTTAGCCGCAACCGCACGACGGTTATCATTGCCCATCGCCTGGCCACAGTGAAGAAGGCCGACCGCATCATCGTGTTGAACGAAGGGCACGTCGTGGCCACCGGCACCCATGATGAGTTGATTGCCGCAGGCGGGCTATATGCCCGCTTGGCCAAGCTGCAATTCATCGGCTAG